Proteins from a genomic interval of Narcine bancroftii isolate sNarBan1 chromosome 12, sNarBan1.hap1, whole genome shotgun sequence:
- the cox19 gene encoding cytochrome c oxidase assembly protein COX19 isoform X1, with translation MSTAMNFGGKSFTPRPPERGSFPLDHLGECKEFKETFMNCLKKTKFDSSVCREQSMDYLRCRMDRQLMTKEPLEKLGFKDLLDGKSTETHQQKNT, from the exons ATGTCGACCGCCATGAACTTCGGTGGCAAAAGCTTCACCCCGCGGCCGCCGGAGCGCGGTTCCTTCCCGCTGGATCACTtgg GTGAATGTAAAGAATTTAAGGAGACATTTATGAATTGCCTCAAGAAGACAAAGTTTGACAGCTCTGTGTGCAGAGAACAATCAATGGATTATTTGAGATGCAGAATGGACAG ACAGTTGATGACCAAAGAACCTTTGGAAAAACTGGGATTCAAAGATCTTCTGGATGGTAAATCAACAGAAACACATCAACAGAAGAACACCTAA
- the cox19 gene encoding cytochrome c oxidase assembly protein COX19 isoform X2, whose product MSTAMNFGGKSFTPRPPERGSFPLDHLGECKEFKETFMNCLKKTKFDSSVCREQSMDYLRCRMDRKWHLFFSSADS is encoded by the exons ATGTCGACCGCCATGAACTTCGGTGGCAAAAGCTTCACCCCGCGGCCGCCGGAGCGCGGTTCCTTCCCGCTGGATCACTtgg GTGAATGTAAAGAATTTAAGGAGACATTTATGAATTGCCTCAAGAAGACAAAGTTTGACAGCTCTGTGTGCAGAGAACAATCAATGGATTATTTGAGATGCAGAATGGACAG GAAATGGCACCTGTTTTTCTCATCTGCAGACAGTTGA
- the LOC138746421 gene encoding cytochrome P450 2K1-like isoform X1: MDTDTLILFAILTTFFLLYFYSGCKCLAAYKLPPGPSPLPLIGNLHTLDLKMLHRSLSELSEQYGPVFTIQLGLEKAVVLTGYKAVKEALVDQADEFAERAKIPVLEMLANSYGISFGHGESWRQMRRFTLTTLRNFGMGKKSIEDKITEEAKYLVQDFESHRDQPFDTTVPVTSAMANIICSIVFGERFDYKDELFLTITKLIRENFNLLGSSRVQMYNAFPFLGFLPGTHKKIFQNRAQMVRLILNFYEEHQKTLNENDIRSLIDAFLVKREEESNNSDSHFHDKNLVTSVTNLFSAGTDTSSSTLRWAILLMMKYPDIQRNVQREIDRVIGAERAPQMVDRKRMPYTDAVLHEVQRFANIIPMNIAHATTKDTYFREFFIPKGMQVIPLLSSVLQDKSQWETPNDFNPSHFLDAEGRFVKRGAFMPFSAGRRVCIGESLAKMELFLFFTILMQRFSFHALPETFLDLTPSVGLTLCPKPHSVCAALRGEKGRRVAGTGDEPPEVTGRNP, encoded by the exons ATGGATACGGATACCTTGATCCTCTTTGCCATTCTGaccacattttttttgttgtatttttACTCCGGGTGTAAATGCTTAGCTGCATACAAGCTTCCTCCAGGTCCAAGTCCTCTGCCATTGATCGGGAACCTACACACACTGGATCTGAAGATGTTGCACAGGAGCCTGTCAGAG TTGTCTGAGCAGTATGGACCCGTATTTACCATTCAGTTGGGACTGGAAAAAGCAGTTGTTCTCACAGGGTACAAAGCAGTGAAAGAGGCTCTCGTGGATCAGGCCGATGAGTTTGCAGAGAGAGCAAAGATACCCGTGTTGGAAATGCTGGCAAATAGTTACG GTATTTCTTTTGGACACGGGGAATCGTGGAGACAAATGCGAAGGTTTACTTTAACGACATTACGCAATTTTGGAATGGGCAAGAAGTCAATTGAAgacaagattacagaggaagCCAAGTATCTAGTGCAGGATTTCGAATCTCACCGAG ACCAACCCTTTGATACAACCGTGCCTGTAACATCTGCCATGGCCAACATTATCTGCTCTATCGTTTTTGGAGAACGATTTGACTACAAGGATGAACTATTTCTCACCATAACAAAACTGATACGTGAAAATTTTAATCTGCTTGGATCTTCCAGAGTCCAG ATGTACAATGCTTTTCCGTTCCTTGGCTTTCTCCCCGGAACTCACAAGAAGATCTTTCAAAATCGAGCACAAATGGTTCGGCTCATCCTGAACTTTTACGAAGAGCATCAAAAAACTCTGAATGAGAATGACATCAGGAGCTTGATCGATGCCTTCCTGGTGAAACGAGAAGAG gagTCAAATAATTCTGATTCCCACTTCCATGACAAAAACTTGGTGACTTCAGTAACCAACCTATTTTCCGCTGGAACAGATACCTCCTCTTCCACCCTGCGATGGGCAATCCTTCTGATGATGAAGTATCCGGATATTCAAA GAAACGTTCAGAGGGAAATTGATAGAGTGATTGGAGCAGAGAGAGCACCCCAAATGGTAGACCGAAAGAGAATGCCATATACTGATGCAGTGTTGCATGAGGTCCAGAGGTTTGCGAACATCATCCCGATGAATATTGCTCATGCAACGACCAAGGATACTTACTTCAGAGAATTTTTCATTCCAAAG gGAATGCAGGTGATTCCCCTGCTATCTTCTGTTCTCCAAGATAAATCTCAATGGGAAACACCAAATGACTTCAACCCCTCCCACTTCCTGGATGCTGAGGGGAGGTTTGTGAAGAGAGGTGCCTTCATGCCTTTCTCTGCAG GTCGGCGGGTGTGCATCGGGGAAAGCTTAGCCAAGATGGAGCTGTTTCTCTTTTTTACAATTTTGATGCAGAGATTTTCCTTTCACGCTCTGCCAGAAACTTTCCTGGATCTCACGCCTTCTGTCGGCCTTACCTTGTGCCCAAAGCCACACTCAGTGTGTGCTGCACTCCGTGGGGAGAAGGGCAGACGGGTGGCAGGAACTGGAGATGAACCTCCTGAAGTCACGGGAAGAAACCCTTGA
- the LOC138746421 gene encoding cytochrome P450 2K1-like isoform X2, protein MLHRSLSELSEQYGPVFTIQLGLEKAVVLTGYKAVKEALVDQADEFAERAKIPVLEMLANSYGISFGHGESWRQMRRFTLTTLRNFGMGKKSIEDKITEEAKYLVQDFESHRDQPFDTTVPVTSAMANIICSIVFGERFDYKDELFLTITKLIRENFNLLGSSRVQMYNAFPFLGFLPGTHKKIFQNRAQMVRLILNFYEEHQKTLNENDIRSLIDAFLVKREEESNNSDSHFHDKNLVTSVTNLFSAGTDTSSSTLRWAILLMMKYPDIQRNVQREIDRVIGAERAPQMVDRKRMPYTDAVLHEVQRFANIIPMNIAHATTKDTYFREFFIPKGMQVIPLLSSVLQDKSQWETPNDFNPSHFLDAEGRFVKRGAFMPFSAGRRVCIGESLAKMELFLFFTILMQRFSFHALPETFLDLTPSVGLTLCPKPHSVCAALRGEKGRRVAGTGDEPPEVTGRNP, encoded by the exons ATGTTGCACAGGAGCCTGTCAGAG TTGTCTGAGCAGTATGGACCCGTATTTACCATTCAGTTGGGACTGGAAAAAGCAGTTGTTCTCACAGGGTACAAAGCAGTGAAAGAGGCTCTCGTGGATCAGGCCGATGAGTTTGCAGAGAGAGCAAAGATACCCGTGTTGGAAATGCTGGCAAATAGTTACG GTATTTCTTTTGGACACGGGGAATCGTGGAGACAAATGCGAAGGTTTACTTTAACGACATTACGCAATTTTGGAATGGGCAAGAAGTCAATTGAAgacaagattacagaggaagCCAAGTATCTAGTGCAGGATTTCGAATCTCACCGAG ACCAACCCTTTGATACAACCGTGCCTGTAACATCTGCCATGGCCAACATTATCTGCTCTATCGTTTTTGGAGAACGATTTGACTACAAGGATGAACTATTTCTCACCATAACAAAACTGATACGTGAAAATTTTAATCTGCTTGGATCTTCCAGAGTCCAG ATGTACAATGCTTTTCCGTTCCTTGGCTTTCTCCCCGGAACTCACAAGAAGATCTTTCAAAATCGAGCACAAATGGTTCGGCTCATCCTGAACTTTTACGAAGAGCATCAAAAAACTCTGAATGAGAATGACATCAGGAGCTTGATCGATGCCTTCCTGGTGAAACGAGAAGAG gagTCAAATAATTCTGATTCCCACTTCCATGACAAAAACTTGGTGACTTCAGTAACCAACCTATTTTCCGCTGGAACAGATACCTCCTCTTCCACCCTGCGATGGGCAATCCTTCTGATGATGAAGTATCCGGATATTCAAA GAAACGTTCAGAGGGAAATTGATAGAGTGATTGGAGCAGAGAGAGCACCCCAAATGGTAGACCGAAAGAGAATGCCATATACTGATGCAGTGTTGCATGAGGTCCAGAGGTTTGCGAACATCATCCCGATGAATATTGCTCATGCAACGACCAAGGATACTTACTTCAGAGAATTTTTCATTCCAAAG gGAATGCAGGTGATTCCCCTGCTATCTTCTGTTCTCCAAGATAAATCTCAATGGGAAACACCAAATGACTTCAACCCCTCCCACTTCCTGGATGCTGAGGGGAGGTTTGTGAAGAGAGGTGCCTTCATGCCTTTCTCTGCAG GTCGGCGGGTGTGCATCGGGGAAAGCTTAGCCAAGATGGAGCTGTTTCTCTTTTTTACAATTTTGATGCAGAGATTTTCCTTTCACGCTCTGCCAGAAACTTTCCTGGATCTCACGCCTTCTGTCGGCCTTACCTTGTGCCCAAAGCCACACTCAGTGTGTGCTGCACTCCGTGGGGAGAAGGGCAGACGGGTGGCAGGAACTGGAGATGAACCTCCTGAAGTCACGGGAAGAAACCCTTGA